TTTCGCGGACAAGAAGGGACAAACTTTTCGCGCCCTTTCCGATACACTAAGGTTGCGGTCGGGCTTGTCCGCGCTTTCGAACAAAGGAAGGTGACGTATCCCGTGTTACGTTGGATGATATGGGCGACGGCGCTGGCGATCGGCGCGACCGCGTCGGCGGGCGCGGTTCCCCCTTCGCCTTCGCTCTCGCTTTCGGCGACGTCGGCAGCGCCGTCCGCTGCGGTGGAGGTGCTTTCGGCGCCGGAGGTCTCGTTGGAGGCGCAAGTGGATGAATGGATCGCCGAGCTGGCGAAGGACGAGGCGTTCGTCTCTTGGCGAGGCGCGACGTGGCGCAAGGCGCCGCTCGGACCCGGCCAGCATGGGTGGGTCGTATTCGTCAACGGCAAGACCGGTACGCCGGTCGGTTATTTGATCGTGGGCGCCAAGCCGGAAGGCGGGTATGCGCTGCTGGAATACGGCGCCGGCGACGCGCCTTTGTTCGCGCCGGAGACGCTGGAGCGTGCGATGCGCTCCGAGGAGCTGGCGGATGCGCCGTTCAGCGCGAATGCGGCGGTGGAGCTTCTGTATTACGATGCGATGCATGCGTTCTGGAAGGTGTCGGAGGCGGGGGTTGTCCGGTACGCCGACGCCGCGACCGGCGCGTGGCTTCCTATTGGGGAATCGAATGTCGCCCAACTGCGGGCGATGAATTCCGCTGGGGAGTACATTTCTGGGAAGCGCTTGCATATAATGAAAGAACCGGGGGATCCCTACATGAGCCTCGCTTGGCTCGACGCCTCCGATGCTCAAGTTGCGAATTGGTCGGACTTCGTCGCCTGGCTGGATCGATCCGGCAGCGGCGAAGCGATGTATGCGGGGACCGCTTTCGGCGGCGCCGTATTGAACCCCGTCGGGGTGGCGGGCTACCATTGGTGGCCGGTCGCGGACGGCCTCGACGATGCGGGCTCCAAGCTTCAGGGTTTTGTCGCGCTGAAGCAGGAAGGGGTGACGCGGTACGCGCCGCTGGAGGCGCTGCTGGCGACCGGCTCCTTCCGTTGACGAATGGTTTCTCTCCTCTTCATATACACCTATTGCCCTTGGCGGGATTCATTTCCTTCCGAGGGCGCTTTTTTGCGTCTGCCGAACATCATGGACAGCGACATCGGGATCATGCCGAACCACCGCACGGTCCAAGGCTCGCTCGCGCTTTTGCGCAGCTCCCGCTGCCGTTTGCGATCCTCGGCGGGCGTATCGAGATATTGGACGACCCGCTGGGTCACGTATTTGACGATTTCTTCGCCTTTGGCCACGGTCGGACACACCTCCTGTCATGGGAGTATCGCTTTGCGCACCAATAGCTAGTATGACCGAGGCGGCTGTCCGTTAAACGGGATGGTGGATGGTGGCGATCGCTCGTTTATGGCGGGATAGCGGGCATTAGGCGTAAAATCGCGGCTATTTCGTGGTTAGCGGACGGTATGGCGGGCTGTAGGCGTAAAATTGCGGCTATTTCGTAGTTAGCGGGCGGTATGGCGGGCATTAGGCTTAATATTGCGGCTATTTCGTGGTTAGCGGGCGGTATGGCGGGCATTAGACGTAAAATTGCGGCTATTTCGTGGTTAGCGGGCGGTAAGGAACAAATGTCTCTTATTCGGCGGTAAAGCGGCGCAGAGGCGGGCTGTAAGAAACAATTGTCCCTTATTCGCCGGTTGCACGGCACAGAGGCGGGCGTAAGGAACAAATGTCCCTTATTCGGCGGTTATACGGCACAACGGCGGGCGGTAAGGAACAAATGTCCCTTATTCGGCGGTTGGGCGGCACAGAGGCGGGATGTAAGGAACAAATGTCTCTTATTCGGCGGTAAAGCGGCGCAGAAGCGGGCTTTAAGGAACAAACGTCCCTTATTCGGCGGTTGCACGGCACAGAGGCGGGATGTAAGGAACAAATGTCCCTTATTCGGCAGTTATGCGGCGCAGAGGCGGGCAGTAAGGAACAAATGTCCCTTATCCGGCGGTCAGGCGGCACAGAGGCGCTAGCCACCGCCGGCACCAGCCGCGCCCCGCTGGCGCAGCCGGCGGACCGCGCTCAGCGCGCGCGAGCGGCGTAGCGCC
This genomic window from Paenibacillus sp. contains:
- a CDS encoding YqzE family protein, with amino-acid sequence MAKGEEIVKYVTQRVVQYLDTPAEDRKRQRELRKSASEPWTVRWFGMIPMSLSMMFGRRKKAPSEGNESRQGQ